The Cardiocondyla obscurior isolate alpha-2009 linkage group LG22, Cobs3.1, whole genome shotgun sequence genome includes a region encoding these proteins:
- the Zuc gene encoding uncharacterized protein Zuc isoform X2 — protein sequence MMKTVTIVITSGILVTEVVWQLYKVYISRYRKEAINMTNGSTNGSTKQIYKNTETKLYDVMFFSKDSNLCRSHLGLKLTPCMKLNCAVRYVRRLIQYLDSATDSLDICMYFFTFPDLAKAVINAKHRNVVIRMILDESMTQNDRSQIINFYKEGIQPVSQKLDILMHHKFAIIDNKILISGSINWTKSAFFGNFENVLVTDEVAIVKPFIYEFEKMWTMFSKTASPGLHN from the exons ATGATGAAAACAGTTACCATTGTAATAACTTCTGGTATTCTTGTGACAGAAGTAGTGTGGCAGTTATACAAAGTGTACATATCTCGGTATCGAAAGGAAGCAATTAATATGACCAATGGTTCTACAAATGGCTCTACAAAACAAATctataaaaatacagaaacaaAACTCTATGATGTCATGTTCTTTTCAAAGGATTCCAATTTATGTCGGTCACATTTAGGCTTAAAACTTACACCATGTATGAAGTTGAATTGTGCAGTAAGATATGtgag GAGGCTCATACAATATTTGGATTCTGCAACTGATAGTTtggatatatgtatgtatttttttacattcccAGACTTGGCAAAGGCAGTTATAAATGCTAAACATAGAAATGTTGTTATAAGAATGATACTGGATGAGTCTATGACACAAAATGATAGaagtcaaataattaatttttataaagaag GTATTCAACCCGTGTCACAAAAGTTAGATATCTTGATGCATCATAAATTTGCTATCATTGATAATAAGATTTTGATATCGGGCAGTATAAATTGGACTAAGTCAGCATTCTTTGGGAATTTTGAGAATGTACTGGTTACAGATGAGGTAGCAATAGTAAAACCGTTTATATATGAATTTGAAAAGATGTGGACCATGTTCAGCAAAACTGCAAGCCCTGGTTTACACAATtga
- the Meng gene encoding serine/threonine-protein kinase meng-po gives MKLHEKKESGIHRVQEVPLEELDLAKEYNVEKTLGEGSFAKVLLATHRATQTRVVLKAVHQELTSEKDFFREFHYSYHLSPHPNILCSYAVAFKAEKCFVFAQEYAPYGDLAGNVKAGGLSEDACKRIAGQLASALDFIHSKQLAHRDIKLENVLVFAQDMSKIKLCDFGCTKREGTLVNKIRCTWVPFQPPEIHEIIKNERYTCKRTSDCWQFGIVLFVCLTGNPPWQSADPIQDPDYSAFQRWLKRRTTKIPPTFRRFTPRLLRYFRRAFEHKPEKRPHVTEINKYLKDSWCISKISHSATSTSVDVSESLVRRGDSLLYLDTILDDRNNVDENKNKLRKLLNSYGLETTVDQKVVTKRIWEWVMQCDSNMDAESGLISSFSTEDM, from the coding sequence ATGAAGCTTCACGAGAAGAAAGAATCAGGCATCCACAGAGTGCAAGAAGTGCCTCTTGAAGAATTGGACTTAGCAAAGGAATATAATGTAGAGAAGACTTTAGGCGAGGGTAGTTTCGCAAAAGTTCTGTTGGCAACGCACAGAGCCACTCAGACAAGGGTGGTTCTGAAAGCGGTTCATCAAGAGCTTACGTCGGAGAAGGATTTCTTTCGAGAGTTTCATTACTCGTATCACCTAAGCCCGCACCCTAATATACTCTGCTCGTACGCCGTCGCGTTTAAAGCGGAGAAATGCTTCGTTTTCGCGCAAGAATATGCGCCGTACGGCGATCTCGCCGGGAACGTAAAAGCCGGCGGACTAAGCGAAGACGCGTGTAAAAGAATAGCCGGCCAGCTCGCGTCGGCTCTCGATTTTATCCACTCGAAACAACTGGCTCATCGCGACATTAAATTAGAGAACGTGCTTGTGTTCGCGCAGGATATGAGCAAAATAAAACTCTGCGATTTCGGGTGCACGAAGCGCGAGGGAACTCTCGTAAACAAAATCCGTTGCACCTGGGTGCCGTTCCAACCGCCCGAGATTCACGAGATTATCAAGAACGAAAGGTACACTTGCAAGAGAACCTCGGACTGCTGGCAGTTTGGAATCGTCCTTTTCGTTTGCCTAACCGGCAATCCGCCGTGGCAGAGCGCCGACCCGATCCAAGACCCAGATTACTCGGCCTTTCAACGATGGCTGAAGCGACGTACCACGAAAATCCCACCGACTTTCCGTCGCTTCACTCCTAGGCTACTCCGATACTTCAGGCGAGCGTTCGAGCACAAGCCAGAGAAAAGGCCGCACGTGACCGAAATCAACAAGTACCTAAAGGATTCATGGTGCATTAGTAAAATCAGCCACAGTGCGACGTCGACGTCGGTCGACGTCAGCGAGAGTCTCGTCAGGCGAGGCGACAGTCTCCTCTATCTCGATACCATTTTGGACGACCGAAACAACGTAGATGAGAACAAGAACAAGCTGAGGAAGTTGCTCAACAGTTATGGACTGGAAACTACGGTGGACCAGAAAGTTGTTACCAAGAGGATATGGGAATGGGTAATGCAGTGCGATTCTAATATGGACGCAGAGTCGGGTCTCATCAGCAGCTTCAGCACAGAGGACATGTGA
- the Zuc gene encoding uncharacterized protein Zuc isoform X1 — MSVTICLHICFIQVKNYTDFQRFSRSSIQVLTMMKTVTIVITSGILVTEVVWQLYKVYISRYRKEAINMTNGSTNGSTKQIYKNTETKLYDVMFFSKDSNLCRSHLGLKLTPCMKLNCAVRYVRRLIQYLDSATDSLDICMYFFTFPDLAKAVINAKHRNVVIRMILDESMTQNDRSQIINFYKEGIQPVSQKLDILMHHKFAIIDNKILISGSINWTKSAFFGNFENVLVTDEVAIVKPFIYEFEKMWTMFSKTASPGLHN; from the exons ATGTCCGTGACAATTTGCTtacatatttgttttatacagGTCAAAAACTACAC agattttcaaagattttCAAGAAGCTCGATTCAAGTTCTAACAATGATGAAAACAGTTACCATTGTAATAACTTCTGGTATTCTTGTGACAGAAGTAGTGTGGCAGTTATACAAAGTGTACATATCTCGGTATCGAAAGGAAGCAATTAATATGACCAATGGTTCTACAAATGGCTCTACAAAACAAATctataaaaatacagaaacaaAACTCTATGATGTCATGTTCTTTTCAAAGGATTCCAATTTATGTCGGTCACATTTAGGCTTAAAACTTACACCATGTATGAAGTTGAATTGTGCAGTAAGATATGtgag GAGGCTCATACAATATTTGGATTCTGCAACTGATAGTTtggatatatgtatgtatttttttacattcccAGACTTGGCAAAGGCAGTTATAAATGCTAAACATAGAAATGTTGTTATAAGAATGATACTGGATGAGTCTATGACACAAAATGATAGaagtcaaataattaatttttataaagaag GTATTCAACCCGTGTCACAAAAGTTAGATATCTTGATGCATCATAAATTTGCTATCATTGATAATAAGATTTTGATATCGGGCAGTATAAATTGGACTAAGTCAGCATTCTTTGGGAATTTTGAGAATGTACTGGTTACAGATGAGGTAGCAATAGTAAAACCGTTTATATATGAATTTGAAAAGATGTGGACCATGTTCAGCAAAACTGCAAGCCCTGGTTTACACAATtga